The Pimelobacter simplex genomic sequence CCGGAGTGGCCGCCGAGCTGCCAGATCATCTTGGTCTCGGTGCCCTGGGCCTGGAGGGCACGGTAGGTCGCGACCGCCTCGTTGAGGTTGAAGAGCGTGTCCTTCTGGCCCTGCACCAGCAGCGTGGGCACCCTGACCCGCGACACGTACGACGCGACCGACGCCTTGCGCAGCGCCGTCACGTGGGCGGGCTGGAGGTATCCGGTCACGCCCGCGGTGATCAGCGCGGGGCACACGTAGGCCGCGAAGTTCGGGCACGGCAGGAGGTCGGGCGGGACCTGCTGGTTCTGCAGGTCGCCGGTCATGCCGAGCCCCGAGAACGCCAGCGCCCACACGAGCTTGGCCGCACCGGGCACGGACGTCGATACGCCGGAGACCTGCGTGGTGCTGTTGGGGTCGAGGTTGTAGCTGAGGTCGTTCCAGGTGATCACCGGGACGATCGCGTCGACCCGCGCGTCCTGCGAGGCGACCGCGAACTGGAACCCGCCGCCGTACGAGCCGCCGAAGGTCGCCACCCGCGGGTCGTTGGCCCGCGCGACTCCGCGGTGGTCGCGCGCGTCGCGCTGGACGACCGCGAGCGCCGGAGCGGCGGTCTTGTGGGCCGCGTCCCGGAAGGCGATGCCGGGCGAGCCGCCGAGGTAGCTGACGAGCTGGCTGGCCGCCTTGCCGTCGTACGCCGGGTCGTCGAGGGTGATCGTGCAGCCGGAGCCGCCGAACCCGAGACCCGAGTAGGACAGGACGACATAGCCCCGGCGCGCCAGCATCGCCGCCATCGGCGCCTGGTCGTCCTTGGAGCCGCCGAAGCCGTTGGTGGTCAGCACGGCCGGCATCCGCCGCGCGGCGCTCGCCCCCGCCGGGACGTAGACGTCGCCCACGACGTCGCACGTCTTGTCGCCGGCCGGCCCGACCTCGACCTTGAAGTGCAGCGTCGTCCGGGTGAACGGATCGGCGGCCCGCGCCGGGTCCGGTGGGACCACGAACGAGGCGAGCACGGTGCCGATCGCGACCAGGAGCAGTGTGATGCGCTTCACATCGGTGGAACGACCGCCCGCGGGCCGTGGTTACGCGCCGGTAGCAATGCTCAGGTCCGGGCCGCGGCTGCCGATGGGACCGAGATGGAGAGGGACGAGGAGCGGCCGGACTGCCCGCCCTGGTGCACCACCAGCGCGGCCGAGCACGCCGAGGAGGACCCCGGCACCTGGCTGCACGAGGGACCGCGGTTCGGCCTGCTGCGCACCTGGTGGCAGGAGGGCCCGGGCGAGCACAGCGCCTTCACCGCGACCGTCGCCGAGCCCGAGCTCGGCACCGAGCTCGCCTCGGACGACCTGCGCCGCCTCGCCGCCGACGCGCTCGACGCGGCGCTCTGGCTCGACCGCCAGGCGCGTACGTCGACCAGCGGGCACGGGGAGTCGGTCGTCGACCTGGTCAAGCGGGCGCACGCGGCGTCGTCGTCGCGGTCCGCCTGAGGCCGACCCGCGCGGCCCGTCGTACGTCCTCGGTGAGGGCGGCGAGCGCCGGGCTGTCGAGGCGCCACCGCTGCCAGTAGAGCGGTACGACGACCGGTCGCGCCCCCGGCAGCCGGACGGCGTCCCCGGCCGCGAGACTCTCGTCGAGCTGCGGGTCCAGGAGCATCCCCCAGCCCAGTCCGGCCCGCAGCGCGGCGTGGAAGTCCGCCGTGCTCGGCACCCGGTGCACGACCGGCGGCCGGCCGGCGCCGTGCGCGGCGAGCAGGTCGTCCTGGAGGTGGTCCTTCTCGTTGTAGACGACGATCGGCATCGCGGCCCAGTCGATCCCGCGGCCCTTGCGGTGGCGCTCGACCAGCCAGGGCGCGGCGGCGGGCGTGTACCGGATCGCGCCGAGTCGCTCGACGACGCAGCCCTGCACGGGCACCGGCTCGTCGGTGACCGCGGCGAGGACCTCGCCCCGGCGCAGCAGGTCGTGCGAGTAGGCCTGGTCCTCGACGTGCAGGCGCAGCGCGGTCCCCGGCCGCTGGGCGACGTCGGCCAGCACCTGCCGGAACCAGGTCGCGAGCGAGTCCGCGTTGACCGCGACGGCGAGGTCGACCACCTCGCCCGCCCCGAGCTCGGCGGCCGCCTCGGTCGCGAGCAGCCGTAGCTGGCGCCCGAGCCGGACCAGCGGCGCACCGGCCGGCGTGACGGTCGCCGGGGACGTGCGTCGGACGAGGACCTGGCCGGCGGCCTGCTCCAGCGCGCGCACCCGCTGGCTGACCGCGCTCGGCGTCACGTGCAGGCGTCGGGCGGCGGCCTCGAACGTCCCCTCCTCGGTGATCGCGACGAGGGTCTCCAGCTGGGCCGGGTCGAAGCGCATGACCCATGTTAAGCAGCACTGATGTTCCTGTAGGAACATTCGCTGGCCTTCACCGCGGCGCGACCCTAGGTTCGTCCCCGTGCTCGCCCCCGCCCTCGCCGGACTCGTCACCACGATGACCCTCATCGTGGCCATCGGCGCGCAGAACGCCTACGTGCTGCGCCAGGGCCTGCTGCGCTCGCACGTCGGCGTCGTCGTCCTCATCTGCGCCCTGTCCGACGCCCTCCTCATCGCGGCCGGCGTAGGCGGCGTCGGCGCGCTGGTCGACCGCACCGGCTGGGCCCTCGACGTCGTCCGCTGGCTCGGCGTCGCCTTCCTGCTCTGGTACGCCGCGGGGTCGCTGCGTCGCGCCTTCCGTCCGGAGTCGCTGACCGCGGCCGGCGGCGACGGCGCCGGCACCGGTGCCCCCGTCGAGACTCGGCGCAGCGTGGTCGG encodes the following:
- a CDS encoding LysE/ArgO family amino acid transporter, producing MLAPALAGLVTTMTLIVAIGAQNAYVLRQGLLRSHVGVVVLICALSDALLIAAGVGGVGALVDRTGWALDVVRWLGVAFLLWYAAGSLRRAFRPESLTAAGGDGAGTGAPVETRRSVVGRTLLLTWLNPHVYLDTLLLIGSIASAHDGGQVAGRWWFGVGAALGSVLWFSGLGFGARLLAPLLARPRAWQVVELCIAATMVLVALKLATG
- a CDS encoding LysR family transcriptional regulator ArgP translates to MRFDPAQLETLVAITEEGTFEAAARRLHVTPSAVSQRVRALEQAAGQVLVRRTSPATVTPAGAPLVRLGRQLRLLATEAAAELGAGEVVDLAVAVNADSLATWFRQVLADVAQRPGTALRLHVEDQAYSHDLLRRGEVLAAVTDEPVPVQGCVVERLGAIRYTPAAAPWLVERHRKGRGIDWAAMPIVVYNEKDHLQDDLLAAHGAGRPPVVHRVPSTADFHAALRAGLGWGMLLDPQLDESLAAGDAVRLPGARPVVVPLYWQRWRLDSPALAALTEDVRRAARVGLRRTATTTPRAPA
- a CDS encoding alpha/beta fold hydrolase; this encodes MKRITLLLVAIGTVLASFVVPPDPARAADPFTRTTLHFKVEVGPAGDKTCDVVGDVYVPAGASAARRMPAVLTTNGFGGSKDDQAPMAAMLARRGYVVLSYSGLGFGGSGCTITLDDPAYDGKAASQLVSYLGGSPGIAFRDAAHKTAAPALAVVQRDARDHRGVARANDPRVATFGGSYGGGFQFAVASQDARVDAIVPVITWNDLSYNLDPNSTTQVSGVSTSVPGAAKLVWALAFSGLGMTGDLQNQQVPPDLLPCPNFAAYVCPALITAGVTGYLQPAHVTALRKASVASYVSRVRVPTLLVQGQKDTLFNLNEAVATYRALQAQGTETKMIWQLGGHSGAGAPGEVSWTDPAAGYVSARVLAWFERYLKGRSVSTGPEFAYFRDWVPYRGNAGPAYATSAAFPVGQQRTWRLSGTDALVTGTTPSAPGSRSLLTPPAGLPTRLDQMDVLGGVLGPITDLVTDLPGTSAAWSTPVLTTPLRVAGSPTVRLQVSAPSAALTQRLGPLGQLVLFVKVADVGPDGKARLINGLEAPVRIPDVTRPFTVQLPAIVHQFAPGHRLRLVVAGGSLNYRGGAVATPVSIASGSAQTVTLPVVP